A window of Rhodothermales bacterium genomic DNA:
ACGACGGGGAGCAGTTCGTCCAGGTCCTGCTGCTGCAGGTCCGGGGGCAACTGCCCGTGGTACCAGGCGGTCGCCGTGAAATAGGGGAGATACAGTGCATCGCTGACCGGGCCGCTCCGCTCCACCCCCAGCCCCGTCGGAGACACGAGGATGACGCCGTTCAGGTACATCCAGTGGCTGTTCTGCAACCGGTTCGCGAGGCCCGACACGCGGGTCGTGCCATACGATTCGCCGATCAGGAACTTGGGGGAGGGCCAGCGCTCTTTCCGGTTGACGAAGGTGTTTATCCATTCGGCGAGGTACTCGATATCCTCGTTCACACCGAAAAACTGCTTGTCGTCCACGCCCGGCAGCGCCCGGCTGAGCCCCGTATTCACCGGGTTCACGAACACGATATCCGCCGCATCAAGGATGGAGGACGGATTGTTCCGGACGCCGTAGGGACGGACGGGGAAGCCCTCGTCATCGATGACCAGCTGTTGGGGGCCGGTGTACCCGATGTGCATCCACAACGAAGCGGAGCCCGGCCCCCCATTGAACGAAATCACCAACGGGCGGACAGCCGTGTCCTCGATCCCGTTGCGGGTGTAATACGTGTACTGGAGCGCGGCGATCGGCTGTCCTTCATCTCCGTACACCGGCTGGAACCCGAATTCACGGGTGTAGGCAAACGTCTGCCCGTTGATGGTGGCCCGGTGCTGGGACACGATGGCCGTATCCACCGGTACATGCGTGGACTGGGCGTGCGTGGCCACGGGAAGGGCGATGACGGCGAGCAGAAGAACGATGAAAAGTCGCATGGAAAGACGTGGGTGCGGTGGCAAATTCAATTCAAATACGGCGCAATTACGAAGGTCCGATTGCAGCGCCCCGGGAAGGAGACTGCACGAAAAGTAGGGTATTTCGGGGTATACTTGCATCATGGGCGGGGTGATGACGTATATTGCTTCTTGATTCCATATCTCCGCCCCGCACTCTGCGGCTCGCTGCGCTCTGAAGTTGGTTTGTCTGACCCAGGTACGTTCCGAATCCAGTCCATGTAAGGTGTAGATCCGGAATCGGTAACCCTGTTAGATAAAACTGAGCCTTTCAGGCTCGAATGACCGATATGAAAAAGCTTTTTGTGGGCAACCTGCCCTGGGGTGTTGATGACCAACAGCTCGAAGAAATGTTCGCTTCCTATGGACCTGTGGCCTCGGCCAAAGTCATCCTGGACCGCGACACGGGCCGTTCCCGTGGATTTGGATTCGTTGAAATGGCCGACGGCGCTGCTGCCGACGATGCCACCAACGGACTCAATGGACACGAGATTGATGGTCGCCCACTGCGCGTCAACGAAGCCAATGACCGTCCCCCGCGTCGTGAGAACGACCGTCGTGGCGGTGGTGGTGGCGGCGGTGGAAACCGCTGGTAGTCTGACGTCGCACTCCGACTGACGGAAAAGGGGCGGGCCGAAAGGCTCGCCCCTTTTCTTATGCCCTGACGGCACGTCCATGCTGAATTTGCATGCTGGTTGTACCTTCCCATTTCCCGTTCACCATGCCGCGCCAACCATGAAGCACGTTCCCGCATTCATCCTGATCCTGATCGGCCTCACGTTGACCGTTCCTGTCACCGCTCAGTCACTGACGGCCGAGGATTATGCCCGCGCCGAAGGATTCCTTTCGCGCTATATGAGTCCGTTGGTCCACCGGGCCGATGTCTCCCCCGAATGGATGGAAGATGGTCGCTTCTGGTACAGCGTCTCGGTCCCCGGCGGGAACGAATTCGTCGTGGTGGATCCATCCGCACCGTCCCGGGGCCCGGCCTTCGACCACCGCCGAATGGTGTCATCAGTGAATGCAATATCGGGCGGCGGCCAGATGGAGGCCCTTCCATCCGGATCGCTTGACTTTGCGACCGGGCAAGCCACGTTCCAGGCGGGACGTCAGACGGTCATCTGCTCGATGTCGTCTTACACGTGTACGCGTTCCGAGGATGGCGACGGATCCGGGGCCAACGGCGGCGGCCGGTTCTTCCGCAGTCCGGACGTGGCGTCGCCCGATGGTACCATGGAAGCCTTCATCCGGGACAACAATCTGTGGGTGCGTGTGACATCGTCCGGCGAGGAATTCCCGCTCACCACGGACGGCGCCGAAGATTACGGCTATGGTACCAACAATGCGGGCTGGACCAAGAGCGACCGACCGGTCCTGGAATGGTCTCCGGACTCGAAGAAAATCGCCGCGTTCCGGCACGACGGCCGCCAGGTCAGCATGATGTACATGGTGAATACGCAGGTGGGTGCTCCGGAACTGGAGGCCTGGCGTTATCCGTTCCCTGGGGACGACCATATTTTCATGATTGAGCGCGTGGTCCTGCACGTGGAGGACCGGAAGGTGGTCACATTGGATATGCCACCGGATGCGCACCGATCCACGATCACGGACCACGTAGCCTACGGTGGCGGATGGGCCGACATACAGTGGTCCGACGATTCCGAGCGGCTGTTCTTCGTATCGAGCTCGCGCGATCACAAGCGTGCAGCCCTCCGTGAGGCCGACATCCACACGGGTGCCGTGCGTGACATCCTGGATGAAACGGTCGACACGTTCTTCGAGTCAGGCTACCGGAACATCAACTGGTCGGTGCATCCGGATCGCAACCAGGTCATCTGGTATTCCCGGCGTTCGGATTGGGGACACCTGTACCTGTACGACCTGCAGACCGGATCGCTCATCAAGCCGCTCACGGAGGGGGACTGGAACGTCCTGGCCGTGGACACGGTCGAGGACAACCACATCGTGTTCACGGGCGCGGGACGCGATGGGTCCGATCCGTATTACCAGTACCTGTACCGCGTGGACATGCGGACGGGGGATCTCGTCCTGTTGACCCCGTCCGTCGGCAACCACAGCATCCAATGGTCTCCCGGAAGGGACTACTTCGTGGATACGTGGTCCACGCCTGTTGAGCCCCCCGTGTCCATCCTCCGCTCGGCGGATGGCCGGGCCGTGATCGAATTGGAATCGGCCGACATTTCGGCGCTCCTGGCGGCCGGTTGGCAGCCCCCCACCCGTATCCAGGCCAAGGCCCGCGACGGCGAAACGGATATCTACGGGCTCATGTATACGCCGACGCACCTGGACCCCGCGAAGAAATACCCCGTTCTGAACTACGTCTACCCGGGGCCGCAGAGCGGCAGCGTCGGTTCGCGATCATTCTCGGCCGCTCGCGGCGACAAGCAGGCCATTGCGGAACTGGGCTTCATAGTGATTGAAGTCGATGCCATGGGCACGCCCATGCGGTCGCAGTCCTTCCATGAGGCCTACTACGGCGACATGGGCGACAACGGTATTCCGGATCAGATCGCGGCCATCCGGCAGATGGCGGCTGCGCATCCGTACATCGATCTGGACCGCGTCGGGATCTGGGGCCACTCCGGCGGTGGATTCGCCTCGACGGCGGCCATCCTGGACTATCCCGATTTCTACAAGGTGGCCGTCTCCCAGGCAGGTAACCACGACAATGCCACGTACGAGGACGACTGGGGGGAAAAGTGGCATGGCCTGCTCGAAACGTACGAAGATGGCTCGACGAACTACGACTCGCAGGCCAACCACATGAAGGCGCACAAGCTCAAGGGCAAGCTGTTGTTGGCGCACGGCACGCTGGACGGCAATGTGCCGCCGAACAATACGCTCCTGGTGGTGAATGCGCTGATTGATGCGAACAAGGATTTCGACCTCATCATGTTTCCGAACCGCCGACACGGATTCGGCAACGAGCCCTACATGATGCGTCGCCGTTGGGACTACTTCGTCGAGCACCTCATGGGCGCCGAGCCTCCAAAGGAGTTTTCCTTCGGTCAGCGGGACTAGCGCCGGTTGGAGAGCATCCAGTCGTACAGGTCCTGGCCCGCGTATACGCGTTTCCATGCGTCGTGGCCCATGTCCTCGTGGATGGTCAGCCGGATGTCCGGATGGCCGGCGTCCTCCAGCGCCGCGGCCATCGTGTACAGCCAGTGGGGCTTGATGGCGGTGTCTGCACCCCCGCCGAACATCCAGATGGGGGTGCCGGCCTGGGCCAGTCGCGGGGCATCGGCCGGATTCCCGGTGCCTACGATGGGTGCGATGGCCGCCCACCGGTCGGGAAAGCGGGCCGCGTAGTGCAACGCACTGAATCCCCCGTAACTCAGGCCCGTGACGTAGACCCGGTCGGGGTCTCCGTTCCAGCGTGCCAGCACGGAATCCACCATGGCCATGACATCCTCGGCCACCAATTCCCAGCCCTGAGGCAGGAGGCCGTTCTCGGGGTAGTCGCCATAGCGCTCATGGGAGCCGGACGGGAACGATGCCGCATTGTCGCGGACCAGGGGCGTAGCCGCCTTGAACTCGGGATTGGCCTGTCGTCCATGGGGTGGTCGCGGTGCGGGCGGTCCGTCCGGGCGTGAGAGGTCCGGCGCCGTCCTGTCCGGATTGTACGCGGGTTGGTCGAACTGCGGCAGTTGCGGGGCGATCATGATGAACGGCAAATCCCGCTTGCGTTTCCACGCCTCCATGAGGGGTCCGTGGACAATGGCATGTCCCAGGTCTTCGCGACCGTTCCCCCGCTCCCCGTTGCCGTGGAGGAAAAGGATGACAGGCCATTGCTGCGTACCGTCCGTGTGTCCCGATGGCAGGTACAGCAGGAATTCGCGGGTATCGCCACCGGTGGCCGTGCTCGTGTACGGCACGCGCACGAGGGCGGGTTCGGGCGGAGCGGCTTGTTCAGGCATGGGTGGGGCCGAGGACGACGGCGTGCAGGAGGCCAGGAACAGGGCCAACACGCCGACGGTGTATCGTAGCCCGGCCATCAACCCGTCGCCGTTACCGGACGTTCCTGGAGGGCACCGCGACGCGCATCCCGCCAGTCACGTACGCGGTCGAGCATGCCGTGTGTGGAGACGTACACCGAGGGAATAAGGACGAGCGTTACGAGCGTCGATGCCGTCAAGCCGCCAATCACAACGCGGGCCAGCGAGGCCTGGATTTCCGCACCAGCCCCGAAGCCCAGGGCGAGCGGAAGCAGTCCCAGGATGGTGGTCAGCGTGGTCATCAGGATGGGGCGCAACCGCAAACGGCCAGCCTCCACCACGGCGTCCATCACATCCATGCCTTGCTCGCGGCGCAGCAGGTTGATATAGTCCACGAGCACAATGGCATTGTTCACCACGATGCCGACCAACATGACGACCCCCATGATGCTCTGCATGTTCAGGCTCGTACCGGTCAGGAGCAGCGTCGGGACCACGCCCACGATGGCCACCGGAACGGAGAACATCACGATGAGCGGATCCAGGAACCGTTCGAACTGGCCGGCCATGACCATGTAGATGAGTACGAGCGCCAGTATGATGGTCAGCAGGAAGTCGCGTTGGGCCCGTTGCTGTTCTTCATATTCCCCCCCGATGGACGCGGAATACCCGCGCGGGAAGGTCATCTGTGCAAGATTGGATTGGACAAGCTCCACGACGTCTCCCAGGGGCACACCGTCTTCCAGGTTGGCATTCACGTAGGTGACGCGCTGGCCGGATACCCGCTGGATGGTGGTGGGGGCTCGGGATCGGTCATTCCGGATGAGCGTGGAGACGGGAATGGTCTCCCCGTTGCCGGCGCGGACCGAGATGTTGTCCAGGTCCTGCAGGCTGAGCCGGTCTTCGGGCCGCAGGCGCACCATGATGGGAAATTCCTCGCCGTCCACCCGGAACTGTCCGGCCCGACTGCCGCCCAGACTGGTCTGAACGGCCCGTCCGACCTGCTGGATGGTCAGGCCGAGGTTGGCAATCTTCTCCCGATCGAAGACCAGGTTCTCTTCAGGACGGCCTTCACGGCGGCTCAGACGAGCGTCGGCCACGCCCGGAATGGCTTCCAACCGGTCGCGGATTTCGCGAGCCAGGGCATCGGCAACCTTGAGATCATAGCCCCGGATTTCAACTTCCACCGCCTCGGTCCCTCCGCCTGAGCTGAACAGACGCCGCAAGATCCAGAGTCCGCCCTGGGCATTCACCCGAAGTGAGACGCCGGGCAGGGTGCCCTCCAGTTGCCCCCGGAGTTGGTCGGCCAGTGCGGAAGGATCGATGGTCCGTTCGCCGGCCGGCTTCAGGTTGACTTCGATGGAAGCGTTGCCCCAGCGCACCTCCGTCGCTACATCTTCGATCTGATCCATGGGGAGCAGGGGCAGGACGCGGGTCTTCAACTCGTCCAGGTACGTCTTGACGACCGCGATATTGGTGCCCTCGGCCATGTCCATGCTGATCTCGATCTCGTCCGCCTCGGTGGGTGGTGCGAGTTCAACCGGGATGAGGGGGAGTGCCAGGACGGAGCCCACGACCAGGACGACGGCGGTCCCGAAGACGATCCAACGGCGGTTGACGGCGGTCTTGAGGGACGACGAGTAACTGGATTCCAACCGGGTAAAGAATCGCTGGAACGCCGATTTCTTCTGGTGCTTCTCGTCCCCGGCCGTGAGAAAACGGGACGCCAGGACCGGTACCAGCGTGATGGCCACCAGGAGCGATGCGGCCAACGCAAACACCACGACGATGGCGAGTGCCTGGAACATGTCACCCGTCGTGGAGCGCATGAACACCAGCGGGACGAAGATGACACAGGTGGTCAGCGTGGAGGCGATGATGGCGCCCACGACCTCCCTGGAACCGGTACGCGCGGCTTCCATGAGCGAGGCCTTCTTTTCTTCCCGGTGTCGGACAATGTTTTCCAGGACCACGATGGCATTGTCCACCATTAATCCAATGCCGAGCGCCAGTCCACCGAAGGTCATCTGATTGAGGGTCATGCCGCCGAAGAACATCAAGCCGAAGGTCGCGATCACCGATATCGGTATGGCCAGCGCAATGATGAACGTGGAGGAGCCGTTCCGCAGAAAGATGTACAGCACGAAAATGGCCAGCAGGCCGCCCCATAGCGCGGATGACTGCACGTTCGAGATGCTCTGCCGGATGAACGTGCTCTGGTCGCTGATGACGTGGAACGTCATTTCGGTCTGCTCGGCGTGAATGCGCTCCACTTCCCGCATGACGTTGTCCGCGACCTCGACCGTGTTGGCACCGCTCTGCTTCTGGATATCGAGACGCAGGACGGGGATGCCGTTCAGTTCCGACATCCGGTCGATGTCGGAAAAGCCGTCCACGACAGTGGCCACATCCTGGACCCGAACCGGCTTGTCACCGACGTACCGAATGACGGTATTCGCAATCTGCTCGACCGATTCGAATTCGCCGGAAGAACGGACGTACAGGTCTTTCACTCCTTCCTTCACGTTGCCCCCGGGCAGCTTCACGTTTTCGGCCGAGAGGGCCGACTGGACATCCTGCGGGGTGAGGCCGGCGGCCTGGAGCTTGTCCCGCTCCAGTTCAATCCGGATTTCCCGTTCGATGCCACCGCGGAGTTCGATAGTGCCGACGCCCGGAATCTGTTCGAATCGCTGGGCGAACTCCCGTTCAATCTTGCGGGTGGCTTCGTCGAGAGGGAATGTGGACTCCACGGCCAGCGTGACCACGGAGATGTTGTTGGGATCGAATTTCCAGATGCCGGGCGCCTGCACTTCGGGGGGCAAGCCGCTCCGGATCCGGTCGAGGGCAGAGCGGACGTCGTTGGCCGCCTCGTCGGTGTTGGTCCCCTGGACAAACTCCAGGGTCACGCGCGAATTGCCTTCCGACGAACGGGACGTGACCCGCTCCACGTTGGGGATGCCGGCTACGGCGTTCTCAATGGGGTCCGTGACGATTTGTTCGATCTCTTCGGGTCCGACATTCGGGTAGTTCGCGAAGATGGTCAGCCGAGACAACTCAATGGGAGGCAACAGGTCGACCGGCAGATACCTGAATCCTGCCATCCCGATGGTGATGATGATCAGGTAGAACATGGCCGTCGCTACCGGACGGCGGACAGAGAGGTCGGTCAATGAGGACATGGGCGCTCCCGGTTACGCTGGTGGTATTACTCTGCTGTGGCGGCCGCTGCTGCGGAAGACGGTGCTGAAGCTGCATCCGTCGTGGATCCCGAGGATCGGACGCTGTCGGCCAATCGCTGCTGCTTTTCCATGAACTGCAGGAGAAGGTCCTGGTCCTGGAGTGCCTGCAGGCTGGCCACGCGCTGCCACGGCACGGGCCGTGCGCGTGCCGACACATCCCCGGTGCGGCTGGCCAACATGTCCTGACCGACCGTGACGACCCAGTCGCCCATGACTATGCCCGTGACACCGGCAACGCCGCGCCCGCGCGCCATGACATTCACCGGCCGGAACTGCACCGGCGTCGCCTCCGTGAGGGGTGGTGGATTTGACGGATCGAATTCATCCGGCTCTTCAATGGGCGTTTCCTGGGCAAGGGAGGGCGCTACAAAGACGCCCATGAGCCCGGACGTCGGGTGCTCGAAGAGGGCGCTTTCCGGGACGAGGGTCGCCTGTTGCGATTCGCCATACAGGACGTCCACGGCAACGAACATGCCCGGTCGCAGGACACGTCCGGGATTCGGTACGTCGATTTCAGCCGATGCGCTGAAACTACCCGCCTCCAGGAACGGCGAAATCCGGGACATGCGCGCGGTGATGAGCGTATCCGGGCGGCCATCAATGGAAATCAGGGCCGTCTGCCCGCGTTCAATGCGTGACATCATTCCGTCGGTAATGGAGACCTCCACCCGGACTTCGTCGAAATCACCGATCATGAAGAGCGGTGTGTTGGTGTCCACGCGTTGCCCGGCATCCACATTCCGCTGACCGACCATGCCGGAAAAGGGTGCCCGGACGATCGTTCTGCGGAGTGCCTCCTGGCGTTCCCGCACCGTGGATTCCGCCTGTGCAATGCGGGCGAGTGCTTGCAGGTGCGCCGCGCGGGCCGACGCGACGTCGGTCATGGCCGCGTCGAATTGTTGCTGGCTCTGCAATTCTTTCTTGAACAGTTCCTCGGCGCGTGCAAACCGGGCTTCGGCCTCGTTGAGGGCCGCCTGTGTGCGCTCGGCGTCGGCTTCATTCAACTGGAGCTGAGCTTCGGCCTGCCGAAGCTGATCCTGGAACTGCTGGTCGCGCAAGTAGACCAACGCATCGCCGGCCTGGACGGTGTCGCCGTTCCGGACGGCCACTCGTTCCACCGGCGCCGAAATTTCGGGGTAGATCATGACCTGGTTGACCGCGCGAACAATACCGGACAGGCGCTGCTCCAGCGGGAGGGAGCCTACGCGCGCCTGGATGACTTCCACGGCCGGAGTGGTCGGTGCACCGAACCGACCCATGGGTCCGCCCCCCGAAGGGCTTTCAGAGCCGCAGCCGGAAAAAAGCAGGAAAACAGCGGCCGCGGTAAAAACAAAACGTGGGGACATGTCGAATTTGGCAGGTAGAAACGTTCAGATCAGAACTTTGAATGATTCTGTAAGTGTTAGACGCCCGGACGGTTCTGTCCATTCCATCGAAATGACGACGTTTATCGTAAAGAATCGGGGAAGTTGACGCCTCAGAGGGTACATCCCGATCGTTGAACGGTTTGCAAACGGATGATCATATCCGAAACTCACATTCCACCAGTCATGCAGCGCATCATGAAACCTTTCATCGCAGCTTGTCTCCTGGCCGTATCATTCGTGGTGCCGGTCCAGGCCCAACCGGCTTCCGCCGTCCGGACGGCATCGTTCGTCGACGCCTCCGGCGATACGCCGGTCTTCTATTCATTGGAATCCAATACGCCGGTTTCGGCGACTCAAGCTGAGTTCGGCGGATGGGACATCTCCATGAAAGGCACGGAGTTGCGTGTGAACGGGGGTGTTGTCATGGTCGATTCGGCATTTGCTGAAGTCACCGAAGCCCCCGCTGACGGTTACGTCTCCGATACGCCTGAACAGACGGCCATTCCCGGCGGCAGCGGGAAGGGGTGGTTCAATTACGATCCGACCACACACATCATTACGCCGGTCGAGAACCGGACGTTCGTGCTGAAACTGAAGAACGGTCGCTATGCCAAACTGCGTGTGACGGACTACTACCGCCAGGAGTTCACGGCCGCGGGACCGCAGCCGGTCCCGCGCCACTGGTCGTTCCGGTTCGAACTGGCCCCGGAAGGTTCGCGGCAGTTCGAGGCAGCGAAGGACTGACGGGCATGGCTGGTTCGTCCGGAACCAGCCTGCTCACGCGTCAAGCATAAAAAAAGGGGGCGTCCTCACGGACGCCCCCTTTTTTACATCAGCCTGTTGAGGCTTATTCGACGATCATGACACCGCGCATGGTGCCATAGTGACCGGGGAACGTGCAAAGGAACTCATAACGTCCCGGCTCGCTCGGAGCCATGAACGTGATGGTGTCTTCCTCGCCCGGGCCCAGGAGGGCCGTGTGTGCCAGGGTCTGGCTCATGTCCATTGGAAGGTACTCGTTGTCGGCATTGGCCATGGCACCGGTGGCGTATTCGACCAGGTCGACACCCGCGTTCAGGAATACCAGGTTATGGCCGAACGTTTCTTTCGGCAGCGAGCCGACGTTCTGCAGCGTGACCGTGACTTCTTCGCCCGCCGCAACCGTGAACTCGGTTACACTGAACTGCAGCTGGTCGTTGGCTTCAATGACAATGGCGTCAGACGCCGCTTCTTCCATGGCCGGAGCCTGCTCTTCAGCCGTTTCGGCGGATTCGCCACCGCAACCGATGAGGGCGACAGACAGGAACAGCGCAAAAAAGAGCGTTGTCGGGGTAGAAAACAATTTCATGATAGTGGGTTTTGGTAGGATGGGACAACACCGGTCCTACCGGAAATCCGAGGGACAGATCCTCCCTGATTGCCTGTTCGGGCGAATTCGGGAATGGTTCACACTCACGTGTCGACAGGCCCTACATCGGCGGATAGGTATAGGAAGCCCCGAACCCGAGCGGGATACCCAGTGTCCAGTACAACAGCAGGAAGGCCGTCCAAAGCACCAGGAAAACGATGGTATAGGGCAGCATCATGGACGTGAGGGTGCCGATACCCGTCCGTTTCACATACCGCTGGCAATACACCACGACCAACGGGAAGTACGGCAAGAGCGGCGTGATGATGTTCGTGGACGAATCTCCAATCCGGTAGGCGGCCTGCGTAAGGTCCGGAGAGATGCCCACCTGCATGAGCATGGGAACGAAAATGGGGGCGAGGAGCGCCCACTTGGCCGATGCCGAACCCACGAACAGGTTTACAAAGCCGGCCAGGAAGATGATGCCGATCATGGTGACGGATCCGGGGAGGGCGAGGGCTTGCAACAGGGAAGCGCCCTTGAGTGCGAGCAGCGCCCCGATGTTCGATGCGCCGAACGCATACACGAACAATGAACAGAAGAAGGCCATGACAATGTAGTAGGACATGCCGTGCATGGCCTTGGTCATGGCATCCACCATGTCCTTTGCCTTGGTGAAAACGCCGGCGACGTATCCGTAAACGACACCCGGAAGCAGGAACAGCAGGAAGATGAGGGGCACGATGGACTGCATGATGGGCGCGGAGAACGAATTCAGCGAGCCCGTCGCATCCCGCATGGGAGAACTCTCGGGAATGAGCACAAGGACCAACAGGGCCACGCCGGCCAGCAGCGTGGCGGTGCCGGCGAAGAAGGCCCTGCGCTCGCGCGGACCAATGGTGTCCATGTCACCCGAGCCCTCGGCATCGGTGTCGACCGGGGTATTCCGGTTCAGCCGCGGCTCAATGATCCGATCGGTCACGAACCAGCCCATGAGCACCACGGGAATACTGGAGATGGCCGTAAAGAAGTAGTTGTTCAGCGGATTGACCAACATGTCGGGGTCAATGAGCTGCGCTGCCGGTTGGGTAAAGCCCTGCAACAGGGGATCGAGTGCGCCGGGAATGGGATTGGCACTGAATCCACCCGATACGCCCGCGAAGGCGGCTGCAATGCCCGCGAGCGGATGGCGACCGGCTGCATGGAAGATGATGCCACCAAGCGGAATGACCAGCACATAGCCGGCATCGATGGCGCTGTGGCTGATGAGTCCGACCAGGATGACGGCCGGAGTCAGCAAGGCGTCGGGGGTGACCCGAAGCATCAACTTGATGCTGGTATTGAAATACCCGGCCTCGTCTGCCACGCCGACGCCGAGCATGGCCACCAGCACGACGCCCAGTGGAGCGAAACTGGTGAAAATGGTCACCATCTGGGACAGGAACGTAGCCAAGGCCGAACCCGTGAGCAGGTTGATGACACTCAGAGGCTCACCGGAACGGGGGTCGATTTCACTGAAGGATATGGGCGCGAGCAAGGCCGAAAGGACCCAGACCACGAACAGGGAAATCAGGAACAGCATGGCCGGATCGGGCAACTTGTTGCCGATCGTTTCGATGTGACCGAGACTTCGGTTCACCCACCCGTTCTGTTTGGCGGACGCGTTGTTGGACATGGCAGCAGGGGATTGTGACGATCGCCAAACCTACGGAATCGGTTCGATGGATGCGAACCGGAATTTCACAATGGAGTATGTTCCATCCGGCAACCCATCAACCTGACCGAAGATCATGATATCCACATTTCGGGCGTTCACCGCCCTTTTTCTTTTCCTGGCCGTTCCGGCCGCCCCGACGGCCATGGCCCAGACCTTTCCGGGCTCGTCCGCGGAGTACATGACCGGCCTTGGTTTTGGCGGTGCGTTGGCCGCCGGAGAGCATGAGATTTTCGCCGGTTCGGCGCCCGTGGGCTGGCCCCGTGGTGACGAGCCCGCCGGCGAGGTGTACCAGTTTGTGCTTTCTGAAGGCGCATGGACCGAGGCAGCGCGCATGACGGCCCCCGAGGCATCCATCGGCGATGATTTCGGCCGCACCATCGCGCTCCAGGGAGATCGCCTGGTGGTCGGTGCACCGGGTCTGGCGACCGCGTATGTCTACGCCCGTGCTTCTGACGGCTCCTGGACCGTGGAGGGACGCTTGACGCCCTCGATCCTGGAAGGCGATGCGGAATTCGGTGGTGCCTACGCCCGTGGTGGTGCCCGGCGTCAGAATATTGCCATCGGCGACGGGTTCATTGCCGTTACGGCCTATGATGCGACGGTCAATTCCGGAGCGGTCCACGTGTTTGTTCACCAGGGAGATGGTTGGCATGAGACGGCCCGTCTGGATGTGGACGGGGGTGAGGCCGACCGGTTCGCATTTGCCATTGCCGCACATGGTGCCCACCTCGTGATCGGTGCGCCCGGTGAGGACGAGCGTAA
This region includes:
- a CDS encoding carboxypeptidase, with the protein product MRLFIVLLLAVIALPVATHAQSTHVPVDTAIVSQHRATINGQTFAYTREFGFQPVYGDEGQPIAALQYTYYTRNGIEDTAVRPLVISFNGGPGSASLWMHIGYTGPQQLVIDDEGFPVRPYGVRNNPSSILDAADIVFVNPVNTGLSRALPGVDDKQFFGVNEDIEYLAEWINTFVNRKERWPSPKFLIGESYGTTRVSGLANRLQNSHWMYLNGVILVSPTGLGVERSGPVSDALYLPYFTATAWYHGQLPPDLQQQDLDELLPVVEAYTLDTVLPALARGGSLPESERRELAAEMARWSGLSADVLLEHNLRVSTSFFWKELMRDEGLTVGRLDSRYRGKDAVDAGERYDFDPALTAWNHAFAPAINHYIHTEIGFKTDLRYNLFGPVSPWNRSSDRTGENLRQAMAQNPWLHVLVQSGYYDGGTDYFNAKYTMWNLDERGRFQDRMQFIGYRSGHMMYLRAEDLVTSNEDIRVFMRQALDAASVPARY
- a CDS encoding DPP IV N-terminal domain-containing protein, with protein sequence MKHVPAFILILIGLTLTVPVTAQSLTAEDYARAEGFLSRYMSPLVHRADVSPEWMEDGRFWYSVSVPGGNEFVVVDPSAPSRGPAFDHRRMVSSVNAISGGGQMEALPSGSLDFATGQATFQAGRQTVICSMSSYTCTRSEDGDGSGANGGGRFFRSPDVASPDGTMEAFIRDNNLWVRVTSSGEEFPLTTDGAEDYGYGTNNAGWTKSDRPVLEWSPDSKKIAAFRHDGRQVSMMYMVNTQVGAPELEAWRYPFPGDDHIFMIERVVLHVEDRKVVTLDMPPDAHRSTITDHVAYGGGWADIQWSDDSERLFFVSSSRDHKRAALREADIHTGAVRDILDETVDTFFESGYRNINWSVHPDRNQVIWYSRRSDWGHLYLYDLQTGSLIKPLTEGDWNVLAVDTVEDNHIVFTGAGRDGSDPYYQYLYRVDMRTGDLVLLTPSVGNHSIQWSPGRDYFVDTWSTPVEPPVSILRSADGRAVIELESADISALLAAGWQPPTRIQAKARDGETDIYGLMYTPTHLDPAKKYPVLNYVYPGPQSGSVGSRSFSAARGDKQAIAELGFIVIEVDAMGTPMRSQSFHEAYYGDMGDNGIPDQIAAIRQMAAAHPYIDLDRVGIWGHSGGGFASTAAILDYPDFYKVAVSQAGNHDNATYEDDWGEKWHGLLETYEDGSTNYDSQANHMKAHKLKGKLLLAHGTLDGNVPPNNTLLVVNALIDANKDFDLIMFPNRRHGFGNEPYMMRRRWDYFVEHLMGAEPPKEFSFGQRD
- a CDS encoding RNA-binding protein; this encodes MKKLFVGNLPWGVDDQQLEEMFASYGPVASAKVILDRDTGRSRGFGFVEMADGAAADDATNGLNGHEIDGRPLRVNEANDRPPRRENDRRGGGGGGGGNRW
- a CDS encoding prolyl oligopeptidase family serine peptidase is translated as MPEQAAPPEPALVRVPYTSTATGGDTREFLLYLPSGHTDGTQQWPVILFLHGNGERGNGREDLGHAIVHGPLMEAWKRKRDLPFIMIAPQLPQFDQPAYNPDRTAPDLSRPDGPPAPRPPHGRQANPEFKAATPLVRDNAASFPSGSHERYGDYPENGLLPQGWELVAEDVMAMVDSVLARWNGDPDRVYVTGLSYGGFSALHYAARFPDRWAAIAPIVGTGNPADAPRLAQAGTPIWMFGGGADTAIKPHWLYTMAAALEDAGHPDIRLTIHEDMGHDAWKRVYAGQDLYDWMLSNRR